Sequence from the Toxoplasma gondii ME49 chromosome Ib, whole genome shotgun sequence genome:
CTACGGGTTCCTTACATGGGAATGGGAGCCTTGCATCGCGCTGCGAAGTGTCATTCACCCTGCTCTTTTTGCGGGTCTGTACTGGCTGCTCGGTCGTTTCAGCCTCGACAGCCCCTCTGTCATCGCCCTCGCTCCGCGTGTGATGCAGAGCATTATCGCTGGCTTCACTGACTACGGCACATTCCAACTTGCCCAAGTCTGGTACCCTCTCCAAGGGAGCCTTCCAAAGCGGGGGACCGTCCGAGGCACAACTGTGACCGAACCAAGTTTTCTGTCCTTCTAcgtccttctctgttgcGTCTTCAGCTGGTTCcagttcttctgtctgccgCGCACATACTCGAGTTGTATCGAGGCTGCTTTGAATGTGTGGagcctcgttttctttggTCAAGTGTCTTCCAGAGTGCACAATCGCGCATCAGGGACGCCGACGTGTTCCCTCGATCTGACACCCGACGAAGCGGGTTCCTTTGAACTTCACGGATCCCCTTACGCATTGAGAAATCGCGTCCGTTCGAAGGTGACTTTGCTCGACACGGGGCGACCTACGGAAAAAAACGACTGTAGTTCCGATGGGAGCTCGAACACTGCGAAAGGCTTCACTTCGAAAGTGTACTTGATGTGGGCGTTGCTGTTGGCGGCGCTAGGTGTTCTAGTCCGGCCGACGGCGGCTATATTCTGGGCGGTATTTTGCCTGTTCAAATTGGCGCAGTTGTGTGCGGACGCGTCTTGTAAGACGCCTGCAAATGAAGGAAATAATGGCCGGGTATCATCTGTGCAACCTAGGTGTTTCCTCGGCCTGTGCGTTGCCGTTGGTCTGGTGGCAGTTGCGTGCTGTCTCGTGTGTGACTCTCTCTTCTACGGGTTCGTCACTTTCCCTCCATGGAACTTCGTCAAGTTCAATTTGTTCTCTGACCCAGGGAAGTTCTACGGAGAGAAACCCTGGCACTACTTCCTCCTTGAGGGACCGGGAGTTGTTTTGCTGTCGTTTTATCCCTTTCTGGTGGtaggtgtgtgtgtgtggtggAAGGCGTTGAGGGGTTCCCTTCGACGTTCGCTGGAATCCACGGGGAATGACGAAGACAAACAGCCAGCCCATCTCAGGTACGGATTCGCTATTCTAAGAATCATCAAAACGCTCATGATGAGGGACGACGGCGCGACAGCAGTTGCCACAATCTGCGCACTTGTGTTGCTGTCCACTGCAACGCATAAAGAATATCGGTTTATGGTGCCTTTTTTGCCCCAGTTGCTCATCTTTACGGGCATTGGTGTCGCCACCGCTATTAAAGGCCGGTCTGTCGTTATCCAGCAACTCCAGGCATCTCCGTTGCTGGATGGCGACACGCACCACCCGGCATCCAAGCGCTACAGGGCATCGAGACTGCTCAAGCTGGGCCTAGGACTGGCATTTGTTCTCCAAATCGTCGCAGCGGTCTTCTGCGGTTTCTTCCACCAAATGGTACCTATGATAGTGCAATGCTTTCCACGGGCGGTAGCCAGCTTCCAGGGTCAATCGTTCACGGGACACTTTTGATGATAGATAGTGTAACACGCGTACTGTGGATATTTACCGTTTGTGGCAGATGCATTTTGTGATAATACACTGTATTCTTCAATTGGAAGATCCTTTTTTGCTATCTTAGGTATCAGGACTGAGGGCGGGACAGGTAGCAAACTTTCGAGATGGCAAAAGAATATGGCTTTCAGGATATGAAATCCCTCCAGGGCGAGCCACAAGAAGAAACCAATGTGCTACGTGTGCAGTTGCTAGTCACCGCCTGTTCGCCTGGACAGCAGCTTCCACAGGCGTTAAGTGCCTTTATGGTGGACATGGTGCCACCTTTCGTCTTGACAGGCTTTTGAAAGGAACCATGCTTTTCGTGACAGGCGGTTTCTGTGTGAGTTCTCCGCCAAGTGGGGTACGCACTCGCCACTGTGTGACACcgagaaaatgaagaaagTGTGTTGGTGTGCGGATATTGCGTTTCGGTTGCAGGGTGCTTCGCGGGTTGTGGCGCATCTGCAGTCGCTGCCTGAGGCAGCTTCGGTCTTCTTTTTGACCTCCTGTCACGAGTTGCCCTTCTACTCCCACGTGCATCGACGAATCCCCATGGGATTCCTAGACTGTTCACCTAGAGTCGATGACGCCCTTCTGCCGATGAACTGGCAACAACGATTCTGGACCGGAAACAAAGAGGAGCGCATTGCTTTTCTTGACAGCTTGTTTCCACGCTTGCCGACACAATTCCCTGACAAGCGAACAGACAAAAAGTCTTCCGACGCGTACTCCCATGTAGCAGAAAATAGCGACCCTCGTACCAACTCGTGGTTCGGAGATGCGAAAAGCCAACAGCACATCTCGACGAACCCTGCTAAGTGTCTCGAATATCGTTTCCGGGTTCCTCTGGAGGCTCGAGAAATGCCAACGCATTTGATTTTTCCCAACGCACTCATGTCGGACCTTGCTGAGTGGCTTGCAGAGCGCGGCTACAAGCAAGCAGTAGATCCTATCTTTGATGCCGCCTTTGCAGAAACGCCGGCGGACAACGTTTTGTGGCAATATCTGCTTGTATTTGAAAGACGCAAGTCGAACGATCAGCAGTAGCAGGCTGCGCGTGAACAACTGTCACTTGCATTTGTTATTTTCGCTGAATCGTGGTGCTTTTTACCAGCGGAGCAGTTTTCACTACAAACACACACTGACGTGATGGAGGCTTGGCGACCATCGCTGAGAAACCACAATTTCGTGTAGTGAACCGCAGATTTGGTCTTTTTGGCGGCATGCTGTTGGAGAATATGTACACGGGCAAAGTGGCTGTGTCTCAAAGAGAACACTTTTTGCCAGACACACAGAATTCTTCACGAAAATTGACTTCTCTGCTATAAGCAGGATCCACCAGGACCTCTTCGGAGCACCGCTAGCAAAGACTGCAAACATATAGAACGTGTCGTCTAGCCTTTGTTTTGTTCTTAAGCGGGTCGTTCGTCCTTGCATAACAATCCAGGAGTTTCATGCTCATTTCGGGAAGCTACCTCACGACTAGGGAACGCCTCACATTCGACTCTCAGTGTACGCCACGGACTTTTTCATCCGTTATTACATCGATATTAAACTATTCTACACGAGGCAAAATTTCAGTTTCACCGTTCTGCGGAAACAGTATCGCGGAATGCCTGCGCGGCGACAAGTCTCGTTTTTGTCACGTTTTCAAGGATCTTATCCAGTTTACGCAGTACCGCTCTGTGCAGAcgctgccttctgtctcgatCCTTTTGTACTTTTGTGTAAAAAGCTGACGTGGGTACTCTTGATCTTGTCCGTTCCAGAGCCGGTTTTGCTTGGCTGGCGGAACGTCAGCCCCATGAACCCTCTGGACAGCGAGGTACGCGCGCAATACATCAGTCGTCACTGTGTAGGCGGAAGTTCGTCTCGAGGCACCGACTTCcacgtttttttcgcagaaAAAACCACTCACATTCGAAGGTAGTTTCGAGAGGGGTCGCCTCATGGTTGAAACTGTCGAACCCCGCTTGGGAACAAGTGCCCCCGTTACTGGAACCTGGCCGTGAAAAGCCCCCTCATCCCATCCAGTGCTCTCTGCCTTGGTCACTGAATCAATCCCACAGTTCAATCCTGTATGACTTAACTCATTTAATTAGTATTAGGTCTGATATTCTGTGCCAACCAATACAAAATCTTAAATTCGAGCTCCGAGCAACTGATTGTTAATTCGTCAGCAACGCATGACTCGACGCTTATTACTTGTATAGATAGTATGACCTTATTGCTTACTATAGGTAGCGCTATTTCACAGACAAGTCTCCAGCCATTCAAGTCCTCTGACGGCGAGGAAAAAATAGTTTCCATCAAAGAGCATGCTGTTTTTCTTTATTCgagcctttctcttctgtttctacATTCTGTCTTGTATACTCTCGTGTCTTGCCAGTGTTTGCGATCAGAGCCGTGTCCAGAGTAAACAGCCAGGAACAGCTTGGTATGGCAATACAGAGGGAGCCGAAGGTCTCCGCGAATGCACAGAGATGACGAATGGTAAATTTAGACGGATGCGCCTTTGGAAAATGTCAATTTTTAACGAAGACTCTCGAAACTGACTCAAACAAAACCCCAGGCGACGATACATCTTGGCGTCTGACTAACGGTCCGCGCGCGGGACTGGCCTGCTTGTCTCGTGGTTTCCTGGCGACGCTTCATGGAGAATGCCGCATTTTTTTCGCCTAGACATTTCTCTTGAATCTCTGTTTTGCTGCTGTCTACTCCCAAAGTTTCATTCTTggttgtttctctctggaccGTCAAAATTCGAGCTCCTGACCGCCGCCAGCTGCTGGTGCCGCTCAGAAAACGTAGGACACTAGCCGCTAGGCGCGGTCTCTTGAGTGGGAATTCCCAATATTTCCTTCCAAACGCAAGTCGTGGCTTGCATaagttcttctttttcttctggcgCATCTCGCTAATTTTGTGGGCGTCATCTTTGGTCTTCTCGTCGGCTCGCTCCCTCTTGTCTTGTTCGCTTTGTACCTGCATTCACTGCTAGCCACCGTTGCCGAGATGACCGTACAGGATGACAGTGTACATGTCTCCAATTTCCTTTCGCGTTTCCCCTTTGGATAAAACAGACTGTGAGAATAGACTCgacctttctctcgcctcctgtcGTCTTTCGACTTCCGTGCAGCTGTCGTTCTTTCACGGCGgtcttttctccagtgtACTAACTACCTGACTTTGCCCTGAGAAAGCTGCCCGTTTCGGTGAGACTGCGGTCCTCCGTACGGTTTTCTTTTTGTGAACTCTACAGAGTTTCTTCTGTCAAGAAACAAGTTAGAGGCGACTCCTTCACACGGCGCACTTTGATTCTTTAGCGTTCGTGGGTCTGCTACTAGAGCCGTTCTGGGGTCCGTCTATCTCAAGCTTTAGTTCGCTGGTTCCTTCCCACCAAAACTTTTTCCGCTTACCAATCCCTGGGGAAGCCAGAGGTTGCGTTGCAAACACTATTAGAgacttgtctgtctctgcccaTGCCTTTTCACTTCTTTCGGTACAGTCATGAAGAACTCCTTTCTCCACTACCCTGTTCTTGGTGGCTTGGCTTCTTGGAGGATCTTACGTGTCTGAGGTAGCAGTGAAACGGCCCAAGCAGACTCCGCACCgattttttctgcttttctgggTGTGTCCGCCGACAGCATCACCACATGAAAAACTGTCGCGCGTCACCGTCCCGTGTCCCGTGTGGAGGAGCTCTTCTACGTCCCCATCGCTTTGTCTTCGATCGCCGGAAAGGGTGTTTTCCCTCCCATTTAAATTCGACCCCGATATGTCCTGCGATCGAAAATGCGAGTGCCATTCTATCTGTCTCTGTACCCCGCATCATCGTTTGAACACCTGACCAGCATGTTGAGTGGATGAAGTACAGCGGTACCGAGCGCATATTTGGAAAACCAGCATGTGCATGCCTCCAGATCAGGAACAATAAGCCTACTCACTCGTTCAGCGAAAAGCTCTGTCTACAGCCGCAGGTTTCTCCAGCTTGGCCCTGCACCGCAGAAGGATCCCGCTGCTCTGGCTCTGCTTTCCAGTAGCAACATCCCAGCGAGCAGTTTTgcgttttccttgtctctggaAGCCTCTGCCTCCATATGGAGGCGTCGTAGACCACAGCCGAGCCCCTGTCAACATGCAGCGTCCCGCGCCCTGCCTCCACCTGTTCAACTAGCTGTCGGTATTGTTTCTGCTGGAGGTGCCTTAGGTCCCTCGTTccgtaggagaggaagcgtGGAGCCACACGCCTCTTCCCGAGGTTGGTGTCTGGTGCGCCCTCTATGTTTGTCTCTAGCAACGAATCGGTTCTTTTCAATCCTCAAGAGAACCTGTGAACTCCAACATGTTGCCTCGCATGCAAAGCGAACGAAGCGTGGCACGCCAAAGCTTGGGCGCCACTCGTTCTCGATGTCTCCTGCGTTTTGCGACGAAAAAGTGGGCGAGTCGAGGCCTGGGGTCCTCGAATCGCCCCGGGAGGCCGCCGCCGTCTTCTGCAGCAGGTCACAGGGCTTCTTGCCCCTTGTTTCCCCGCTCAtctttctcggcttccttcgcccttcgttttctgtgtcctGTGCTCTGCTCGCTCCTTCTCGCTACTCTCTTTTTTGTGAGCCCCCGAGAGGTCGACGCACTGAAATTTCGGGGCAACGGCGGCAGGCACCTGAATGCAGAGCTCGACGGGAACTGGGCTAAACGTTtccaggagacgcagcgTGCGGCTCCCCCAgactctttcttcgtttctgacTCTGAAATTTCTGGGCGAACGtcgttgctctctctcgcctcttctgaACAAGGTACTTCCACGGTCGACTCTCGGTTTGTCGGTCTTTCTGGGCAGAAGCCACGGCACGTCTGGGGATcacaagaagagacagacgagagaagagaagatagacaagaagaaagtgaaggacGTCGTGGAAACGAGGACGCATACCACCCACACACGTTCTCCCACTCCTCGTCTTCTATGCCTTTTTATGGCGCCCTGTTTGACTCATCGTCCGCGTTTCCCCCCTTTTCTGCCGcggtctcttcgcctcctttctccatgACAGTCTCACCTGCGGACCGAGTGATCCAGGCGCTTCCCATCGCCTTTGCAGAACACAAGAGCGGCGGGGAGAAAGCCTCgcgggaagagacaggaggaaagaaggatgACCAAGCCCTCTCGTTTCTAGGTGAGAAGTCGCTCGGCGGTCCTAACTCTGTTCGTGAAACTTCCACATTGTTTTCTCTTGGTCGCTCCTCTTCAGCGGCTTTTCCAcgtcctctttctgtctccttctgggATACCACCGGGAtgctgcgttttcctctttgtctccatAGGTGCCACTTTTTTGTCAATACTTTGTCAGCAGCTTTCTTACTaactccttttctttcctctctgtcttcttctcaaaCTGTCCTTTTCTGTATACCTTCGGTTCTTCCGCCACTCGCCCCCCCTCTTGGCTTCTGAATACAGCTCTTTTCTCAcccttgtttttctttaCACGTCTCTCTAGCTTGTCTCCTTCATTGgtgctcctctctgtttctccctttgcTCCCTTGACACTCACTTCGGGGACTCCCTGCTCGTCATTGTCCTACGTACCGACCAAAGCGGCTCGTGTACAAAAGGTCAAAACCACTAGGAAGTTCTTGGTTCTTCAACATAAACCAGTTGTTTGTTGTTACTTTATTTTCTTTAAACTTAACGCCAACCGTTTCTTATCCCTCCATTTAAATGTAAGGCAACTAGTTCTACCATGGTTATATTCGTTTGTTACTCCTTCGTGCAACCATTCGACTAAACAACGTGTTAAATACCCAGAACTTGCTGCTTTTAATGAAAGACCTAAAATTCCTTTTTTTGCCCCATAACAGAAAATAAAATATTCGTAAGCTTTTGAtccccatatatatatatatatatattaaacATCTGCATAACCAGTGTCAGTTGCCCGGGTCGTCGAGTACGTGGTTGATCCCCGGGTTTTCGTTCCAGTGCGGAGGACAAGTGTTCTCCGTTTTGTCTCGCCATCCATCCTGTCTCTGTGgcttcccgtttctctcgtttcagGCGACACGAAGTCTGCCTCTGAGTTGAATCCTCCGCGTCTGGTTTGCCCGGACAAGCCTCCAACTTTGCCGCCGAGGGAGGAGCAAGTGCGAAAAGCCTACGCGTTGCCTCTCTGCGAATTACCCTGGGATGATCTCGGTCCTATGCTCGGGTCAGGCACCTTTGGGCGTGTCTATCCCCTGCGACgacctgcatgcaccgaagTGACGAAGGGCTTCGTCGGCAGGAAATTCGCCGTCAAGATTTTCTGGCTCAAGCGGAAAGGAATGATGAATCTGTTCGACACCATCAGCCAGGGCGGAACACCCTCTGCCGAACAAACCGACCCCGGCACCATTGCCACGATCAAATCCGAGATCAGGTATTTTCTCACGCGTTTCCCGGGAGAAAACGATGCTTTTTCTCGTCACAGACCTAAAGCACAgatgtgtgtacatgtgtaGGTGCAAGCGGAAATGGTCGTGTGACCTACTCACAGCCACGCAGCTGCGTTTGAGTGTCATCCACAGAACGCGGGGCACAGGGAGACAGGCAATTCTGCCCAGGGGCAAACGGATGAATGTGTGCACTTTCATAAGTCCATACCCTGGATGGGTTTCTGGCGCTGTCCCTTCATTTGCATCCGTCCTTCCACACATATTTTGTACTTCTGGATTATGACGCGAGGTTCGAACTCCCTAGAGCCGTCGATTTCAATCTACGTCTACATGTGCATAGGCAAATAGGTCAGTGCGTGAGCAGCCGATTCTTGAGGGTGTTGGTCTATACACAGAAACTGTCGCAGACAgactctcttctttgtctgtaTATGCTTCGCCATGACTCGAGGGAGACGTTCCAGACAAGAGGACAACAGAGGTTCAGGGGCTGGGAGAGATCAGAAAATCCCCTGTGAAGCCTCATCAAACTGCGTGCAGCAATTGTCTCTCAGAAAAGTGACCTGCGAACCCGCAGGTCTAGCGAGGATTCGAGAGTGACACATGCATTTGCCGAAATCACTTTTGAATGTTGTTTCGACATCGCACAGCAACATCAGTTGAACAGAGAGGGGACGAACGGAGGCTCAGAAGGCGCAACTTAGTTTCTTTCCATACACGTTTCGACTTTCGTTTCCGCAGGTCGCTTCCGACCTCGAGTTCGGCCTTCCGCGACATGGTTCGCATCGCAGATCCGACAGTGGACGTCGAAAAGATCAAGGGGATGGCAGACTCGTTGACTGTGGAGACCATTatgacggaggcgaagacgcttCGGACCGTCATCAACACGAATGGCTTCTACACAGAAGTCGGGGAAACGGGAACGATTTTCACTCAAATGGAAAAATTCGTCCAGACACACCGACCAGAAATTTGGTCAACTCTCTCGAGTAAGTGTGCCTCACAACGCGGTCCCGTGACACGCGACATCTTTACCTACAAATCACCAATCTCTCAA
This genomic interval carries:
- a CDS encoding mannosyltransferase, putative (encoded by transcript TGME49_321660~Predicted trans-membrane domain (TMHMM2.0):286-309:343-366:397-420:464-482:485-508:543-566) encodes the protein MVSVEGELARERSRNRGDSHSRLHHLSALKKPLATLQVRWILAGLIAFRIVNGLVLNSSFNPDEHWQSSEVAHHLVFGYGFLTWEWEPCIALRSVIHPALFAGLYWLLGRFSLDSPSVIALAPRVMQSIIAGFTDYGTFQLAQVWYPLQGSLPKRGTVRGTTVTEPSFLSFYVLLCCVFSWFQFFCLPRTYSSCIEAALNVWSLVFFGQVSSRVHNRASGTPTCSLDLTPDEAGSFELHGSPYALRNRVRSKVTLLDTGRPTEKNDCSSDGSSNTAKGFTSKVYLMWALLLAALGVLVRPTAAIFWAVFCLFKLAQLCADASCKTPANEGNNGRVSSVQPRCFLGLCVAVGLVAVACCLVCDSLFYGFVTFPPWNFVKFNLFSDPGKFYGEKPWHYFLLEGPGVVLLSFYPFLVVGVCVWWKALRGSLRRSLESTGNDEDKQPAHLRYGFAILRIIKTLMMRDDGATAVATICALVLLSTATHKEYRFMVPFLPQLLIFTGIGVATAIKGRSVVIQQLQASPLLDGDTHHPASKRYRASRLLKLGLGLAFVLQIVAAVFCGFFHQMGASRVVAHLQSLPEAASVFFLTSCHELPFYSHVHRRIPMGFLDCSPRVDDALLPMNWQQRFWTGNKEERIAFLDSLFPRLPTQFPDKRTDKKSSDAYSHVAENSDPRTNSWFGDAKSQQHISTNPAKCLEYRFRVPLEAREMPTHLIFPNALMSDLAEWLAERGYKQAVDPIFDAAFAETPADNVLWQYLLVFERRKSNDQQ